A single genomic interval of Oryza sativa Japonica Group chromosome 7, ASM3414082v1 harbors:
- the LOC4342241 gene encoding eukaryotic translation initiation factor 5A isoform X2 produces the protein MSDSEEHHFESKADAGASKTYPQQAGTIRKNGYIVIKNRPCKVVEVSTSKTGKHGHAKCHFVGIDIFNGKKLEDIVPSSHNCDVPHVDRTDYQLIDISEDGFVSLLTESGNTKDDLRLPTDDTLTNQVNDLAKTLYHQCVLSLQLPYSD, from the exons ATGTCGGATTCGGAGGAGCATCACTTCGAGTCCAAGGCCGACGCCGGCGCCTCCAAGACCTACCCACAGCAGGCCGGCACCATCCGGAAGAACGGATATATTGTCATTAAGAACCGCCCCTGCAAG GTGGTTGAGGTCTCTACTTCCAAGACTGGGAAGCATGGTCACGCCAAATGCCACTTTGTTGGTATTGACATTTTCAATGGAAAGAAGCTTGAAGATATTGTCCCCTCATCCCACAACTGTGAC GTTCCTCATGTTGATCGTACTGATTACCAGCTGATTGACATTTCGGAAGATGGATTT GTGAGCCTTTTGACTGAGAGCGGCAACACTAAGGATGACTTGAGGCTTCCCACTGATGATACTCTGACTAACCAGGTCAATGATTTAGCTAAAACTCTTTATCATCAATGTGTGTTATCTCTTCAACTACCATACTCTGACTAA
- the LOC136357275 gene encoding uncharacterized protein, whose translation MADARAAFVAHNVRHDCRKLEEHHGLEVARGVELRRLVAGMGNASMKRMAEEHLGLVGVWKPRRVGTSRWHARRLTKGQVEYACVDACLSFHLGVHLDAGDI comes from the coding sequence ATGGCCgacgcgcgcgccgccttcgtcgcccaCAACGTCCGCCACGACTGCCGCAAGCTGGAGGAGCACCACGGGCTGGAGGTGGCGCGCGGGGTGGAGCTGCGGCGGCTGGTGGCCGGCATGGGCAACGCGTCGATGAAGCGCATGGCGGAGGAGCACCTCGGGTTGGTCGGGGTGTGGAAGCCGCGGAGGGTCGGGACGAGCAGGTGGCACGCGCGGAGGTTGACGAAGGGGCAGGTGGAGTACGCCTGCGTCGACGCATGCCTCTCCTTCCACCTCGGCGTCCacctcgacgccggcgacatctga
- the LOC112939625 gene encoding 3'-5' exonuclease — MAGKRPGDAPAGDTAAKRARTAARRQKTTVSARLRRSETKHDTYVVRVGASRVVATVTARPAVARRWVFSTRWRHGRRLRSGAGLTVAMGVQWTPPSRALAGGAEPRPGTLQLCVGSRCLVFQVAQGNAFPAALRRFLADGGVAAFVGYGIRSDCRKLAAHHGLHVACTRELRAVTGMGSSSMARMAEELLGLAGIKKPAAVGRSRWDAPKLSKKQVKYACVDAFLSHRLGVHVGAAPPSTSSSDSA, encoded by the coding sequence atggccggcaAGAGGCCGGGAGACGCGCCGGCCGGCGACACGGCCGCCAAGAGGGCGAGAACCGCCGCGCGCCGGCAGAAGACCACCGTGTCGGCGCGCCTCCGACGCTCGGAGACGAAGCACGACACCTACGTCGTGCGCGTCGGCGCCAGCCGCGTCGTCGCCACCGTGACCGCGCGCCCCGCCGTGGCGCGCCGGTGGGTGTTCTCCACGCGGtggcgccacggccgccgcctccgctccggCGCCGGGCTCACCGTCGCAATGGGGGTGCAGTGGACGCCGCCGtcccgcgcgctcgccggcggcgccgagccGCGGCCGGGCACGCTGCAGCTCTGCGTGGGCAGCCGGTGCCTCGTCTTCCAGGTCGCTCAGGGCAACGCCTTCCCCGCCGCGCTCCGGCGGTtcctcgccgacggcggcgtggcggcgttcGTGGGCTACGGCATCCGCTCCGACTGCCGGAAACTGGCCGCTCACCATGGCCTTCATGTGGCGTGCACGCGCGAGCTCCGCGCCGTGACCGGCATGGGCAGCTCGTCCATGGCGCGCATGGCGGAGGAGCTCCTCGGGCTCGCCGGAATCaagaagccggcggcggtgggcaggAGCAGGTGGGACGCGCCGAAGCTGTCCAAGAAGCAGGTGAAGTACGCGTGTGTCGACGCCTTCCTCTCCCACCGCCTCGGCGtccatgtcggcgccgcgccgccgtcgacctctTCTTCCGACTCGGCGTGA
- the LOC112939598 gene encoding uncharacterized protein: MDAAATRVSTRLRRSTQTHAAYTVHVADRRVIALVTAHPAYARRWVHTTRWLHHRLLRSGRLLVGLGVQWTPLRRPLHRGSPPPPPATLQLCVGHRCLVFHLAHADAIPAALRRFLADPRITFVGSGASNDRRMLSAYYDLHVASARELRAVAAMGNASMEAMADRFLGYPGIAKPTNVSMSAWHAPYLSIEQVEYACVDAYLAFRLAVHLCPAPARQPVLRAPPPPPPAPRAPVYHHPLPLGPRVAVLAAPAPRPARHAPVRARVAPPVYRAVARAEPAAAQTHWALVATAVDDDASESEYSSKITDNVRPRVAASDSDIEEEDDDGLSMIHSSSYASDDHVFSSDDFELVGHGLLSSDDEDGYEDFVLGMGALNIDIDDDDDYNGNTGSIGILTVQSYNEHSSIGILTVENYDMAGTEEMFVRNGVATLEELEEDDIVTGAGTVTVDEGGGGYEAFEGNSQAFDDVEEGGYVEDDWYDEDEEELLDYDTSGGFY, from the coding sequence atggacgccgccgccacccgcgtctccacccgcctccgccgctccacCCAGACCCACGCCGCCTACACCGTCCacgtcgccgaccgccgcgtCATCGCCCTCGTCACCGCCCACCCGGCCTACGCCCGCCGCTGGGTCCACACCACGCGCTggctccaccaccgcctcctccgctccggccgcctcctcgtcggcctcgGCGTCCAGTGGACCCCCCTCCGACGCCCGCTCCaccgcggctcccctcccccgccACCGGCCACCCTCCAGCTCTGCGTCGGCCACCGCTGCCTCGTCTTCCACCTCGCCCACGCCgacgccatccccgccgccctccgccgcttcCTCGCCGACCCCCGCATCACCTTCGTCGGCTCCGGCGCCTCCAACGACCGCCGCATGCTCTCCGCCTACTACGACCTCCACGTCGCGTCCGCCCGCGAGCTGCGCGCCGTGGCTGCCATGGGCAACGCCTCCATGGAGGCCATGGCCGATCGCTTCCTCGGCTACCCCGGCATCGCCAAGCCCACGAACGTCTCCATGAGCGCCTGGCACGCGCCCTACCTTTCCATCGAACAGGTTGAGTACGCCTGCGTCGACGCCTACCTCGCCTTCCGCCTCGCCGTCCATCTCtgccccgcgcccgcgcgccagCCCGtcctccgcgccccgccgccgccgccgcccgctccgcgCGCGCCCGTCTACCACCACCCTCTGCCTCTCGGTCCGCGcgtcgccgtgctcgccgcccCCGCGCCACGGCCCGCTCGCCACGCTCCCGTGCGCGCCCGTGTGGCGCCACCGGTGTACCGTGCGGTTGCGCGCGCCGAGCCCGCTGCTGCTCAGACGCACTGGGCGCTGGTAGCAACcgccgtggacgacgacgcGTCAGAGTCAGAGTACAGCAGCAAGATCACGGACAACGTGCGCCCACGCGTCGCCGCGTCGGACTCGGACattgaggaggaagacgacgatggCCTCTCCATGATCCACTCATCAAGCTATGCTTCAGATGACCATGTCTTCTCTTCAGATGACTTCGAGCTCGTCGGCCATGGACTGCTCTCGTCGGACGATGAGGATGGCTATGAAGACTTCGTCCTGGGGATGGGAGCTCTCAACATCgacatcgacgacgacgatgactacAATGGCAACACTGGCAGCATCGGAATTCTGACTGTTCAGAGCTACAACGAGCACAGCAGCATTGGAATTCTGACTGTTGAGAACTACGACATGGCTGGCACTGAAGAAATGTTTGTCAGAAATGGAGTGGCCACGCTTGAGGAGTTGGAGGAAGATGACATTGTCACCGGAGCCGGCACGGTCACTGTCGATGAGGGTGGTGGTGGGTATGAAGCATTTGAGGGGAACAGTCAGGCGTTCGACGATGTCGAGGAGGGCGGGTATGTAGAAGATGATTGGTAcgatgaggatgaggaggagcttTTAGATTATGATACAAGTGGAGGGTTCTACTAG
- the LOC4342241 gene encoding eukaryotic translation initiation factor 5A-4 isoform X1 — protein MSDSEEHHFESKADAGASKTYPQQAGTIRKNGYIVIKNRPCKVVEVSTSKTGKHGHAKCHFVGIDIFNGKKLEDIVPSSHNCDVPHVDRTDYQLIDISEDGFVSLLTESGNTKDDLRLPTDDTLTNQIKNGFGEEGKDMILTVMSAMGEEQICAVKEIGAKN, from the exons ATGTCGGATTCGGAGGAGCATCACTTCGAGTCCAAGGCCGACGCCGGCGCCTCCAAGACCTACCCACAGCAGGCCGGCACCATCCGGAAGAACGGATATATTGTCATTAAGAACCGCCCCTGCAAG GTGGTTGAGGTCTCTACTTCCAAGACTGGGAAGCATGGTCACGCCAAATGCCACTTTGTTGGTATTGACATTTTCAATGGAAAGAAGCTTGAAGATATTGTCCCCTCATCCCACAACTGTGAC GTTCCTCATGTTGATCGTACTGATTACCAGCTGATTGACATTTCGGAAGATGGATTT GTGAGCCTTTTGACTGAGAGCGGCAACACTAAGGATGACTTGAGGCTTCCCACTGATGATACTCTGACTAACCAG ATCAAGAACGGGTTTGGTGAAGAAGGCAAGGATATGATCTTGACTGTGATGTCCGCCATGGGTGAAGAACAGATCTGTGCCGTCAAGGAGATTGGGGCCAAAAACTAA
- the LOC4342240 gene encoding mavicyanin translates to MVCHRMLPLLVVAVALLPAAAVATNYTVGDEKGWNPDVDYTAWVKKHRPFYKGDWLLFEYQNGRSDVVQVDEVGYDNCDKANAISSYSKGHSYAFQLKEAKDYYFICSYGYCYKGMKLAVTAKKGSASSSSSGSGDSSSSSKSDTASSKSKSSAAASSLANPSYAALLAVAIIFLRML, encoded by the exons ATGGTGTGCCACCGGATGCTGCCGTtgctggtggtggcggtggcgctgctgccggcggcggcggtggcgaccaaCTACACGGTGGGCGACGAGAAGGGGTGGAACCCCGACGTGGACTACACCGCCTGGGTCAAGAAGCACCGCCCCTTCTACAAGGGCGACTGGCTCC TGTTCGAGTACCAGAACGGGAGGTCGGACGTGGTgcaggtggacgaggtcgggtACGACAACTGCGACAAGGCGAACGCCATTAGCAGCTACAGCAAGGGGCACAGCTACGCGTTCCAGCTCAAGGAGGCCAAGGACTACTACTTCATCTGCAGCTATGGCTACTGCTACAAAGGCATGAAGCTCGCCGTCACCGCCAAGAAGGGctccgcatcttcttcctcctctggctccggcgactcctcctcctcctccaagtcCGACACCGCCTCTTCCAAGTCCaagtcttccgccgccgcctcctctctcgccaACCCCTCCtacgccgccctcctcgccgtcgccatcatctTCCTCAGGATGCTCTGA